The Arthrobacter sp. D5-1 genome segment AGATTTCAACGGTGACGGGCGGCCGGACATTGTGGCCCGCGATGGCAGCGGCTCACTCTTCTTGTACCCGAGCGCCAGCGGTGGAGCGTGGCTGCCTACCGTCCGGATCGGACAGGGCTGGAATGGCATGACCGCCCTGCTCTAGAAACAGTCAAGTTATACCCCTAGGGGGTACTTGCTTTATACCCCCATGGGGTATAATTTTGTGTCATGAGCACGCCAGATCTGAGCATTGGCCAACCTGATGCACCCACCATCAACGTGGAACCGGAGCACGCCGCACCCCACGGGTACACCAGCAACAAGGATGCCTACATCAAACGATTGAAACGGATCGAGGGGCAAGTCCGCGGAATCGCGCGGATGGTGGAGGACGACAAGTACTGCATCGACATCCTGACCCAAGTGGCCGCCGCCACCAAGGCCCTCCATGCCGTCAGCCTTGGACTCGTAGAGGAGCACATCGGCCACTGTGTGGTCGGTGCTGCCTCCGAGCCCAACCCGGAAGCCCGCGCCGAACAGATCGACGCCAAAGTGAAGGAGGCCACCGATGCCATCGGGCGCCTGCTGCGGTAATTCCGCCAACAACCACCACACCATTCAACTCACCACCAAGGAGCGCTCCATGAGCCAGACCATCCAGACCAACGTCAACGTTTCCGGCATGACCTGCGGCCACTGCGTCTCCAGCGTGAGCGAAGAACTTGAGTCTCTCACCGGCGTCGAAAACGTGGCCGTAGACCTCAACCCCGGTGGGCTGTCCACCGTAACCATCACCT includes the following:
- a CDS encoding metal-sensitive transcriptional regulator, which codes for MSTPDLSIGQPDAPTINVEPEHAAPHGYTSNKDAYIKRLKRIEGQVRGIARMVEDDKYCIDILTQVAAATKALHAVSLGLVEEHIGHCVVGAASEPNPEARAEQIDAKVKEATDAIGRLLR
- a CDS encoding heavy-metal-associated domain-containing protein, with translation MSQTIQTNVNVSGMTCGHCVSSVSEELESLTGVENVAVDLNPGGLSTVTITSTKELSPSEIGEAVAEAGYLVVANEA